From Anopheles maculipalpis chromosome X, idAnoMacuDA_375_x, whole genome shotgun sequence:
ATGCGAACGAAAGCACACTCGACCATGGGCTACACTTTAACAGCTTTAACAAAATTCTGTCCGGTTGCAAGCACGCCCACACGTCGCGCGATCCGCTCGCAATGGCCGAAGGTGGCAAGATAGGGATGCCCCATTCCAGCAACGACTGTAGCTCGGGTAGCTCGAACGAAGTGAACGTAGACTACAGCGGCACGCGCCTATCGTTGGATGCGCACGTCAGCAACGATCGGTTAGCAACGGCCAACGGTGGTAACTCTTCGCTGGAAGGCTGCCTCACCGGTTCGATGGATTTGAAGCTTAAGGGCGAACCACTGCTGCCGGCCGAGCTGACAAAGGAGTGTGACGAGCGTGATTTGGCAACGCgaaaaaaaccgaccaaactGGCAACGAACAATCGTACCGATGGCGGTAGCGTGGGTATCTGCTTCGACACGGATATACCACCGACGTCGGCTAGCGTCGAACGAACCAATTTGAAATGCAAACCGTACGTGGAGGAGGGTGCACCGACGGCTACCACGGCCGTGGTCGGGTTTGAACAGGCATCGCTAACACAGCAAGACAGCCTGGACGATGTTCTTAGTCTTAACAATGATGTAAGTAGAATCCTGGCTAGCAAACGCTCTTAGCTTAACGATTTGCCTCTACTTTCTGCTCAGTGTATTTTAGTGTTTTCGCACGAGCCACTGTACGATACCAGTGATCTTAAGTCACTGAAATCCGATGGCGATGCGGTCACCGCGGGTGGGTTTGACGGTGGCCCTACCACGACGACTACCGGCTCAAACGGGACGCTCGAGATATCGCTACTGTACGATGCGCCGATGCGCAAAATGACCGTACATGTACTGCAGGCCCGTGGTATCTCCTCTCGCGGGGATAAGGGTCAGCTAACGCACACGCAGGTCCGTCTGCTAATGTTGCCGGCCAAGCGCCAAAAGCACAAAACTAAAATCCGCTCCGGCGAGAATCCCCAGTTTATGGAGAGCTTCTTGCTACATCGTGTCAACCCGGAAGAGGTCAATTCGATGGGTTTACGCATCCGGGTGTACGGGTGCGAACGGATGCGCCGCGAGCGCTTGATCGGGGAAACGATTGTCAGCTTTGCCAACATCGATCTGGAGCTGGAGACGAACTTGTGGCTCCCGCTGGAATCGCGCACATCAAGCTCGGTACGTTAACATTGGTTCTATTGTCGGACGGATTTGAAAGAAGTGTTAGATCACTaatg
This genomic window contains:
- the LOC126556333 gene encoding uncharacterized protein LOC126556333 isoform X1 is translated as MVQFMEGGGDNQLTDMSGMNIADRLQAHMELTTLFGLALGFVALILVLFLYVNKIRCFGAAPPFLPFDEHLISEKTFHRIRNRFAYDGNNSSDSEDDTLRRLKLEPCGDSYSNSISCYHANESTLDHGLHFNSFNKILSGCKHAHTSRDPLAMAEGGKIGMPHSSNDCSSGSSNEVNVDYSGTRLSLDAHVSNDRLATANGGNSSLEGCLTGSMDLKLKGEPLLPAELTKECDERDLATRKKPTKLATNNRTDGGSVGICFDTDIPPTSASVERTNLKCKPYVEEGAPTATTAVVGFEQASLTQQDSLDDVLSLNNDCILVFSHEPLYDTSDLKSLKSDGDAVTAGGFDGGPTTTTTGSNGTLEISLLYDAPMRKMTVHVLQARGISSRGDKGQLTHTQVRLLMLPAKRQKHKTKIRSGENPQFMESFLLHRVNPEEVNSMGLRIRVYGCERMRRERLIGETIVSFANIDLELETNLWLPLESRTSSSQDTASTSDLLSIARSDSAGSTTSMQHGGVPELLLGLGYNGITGRLTVEIVKGSHFRNHSLPKVPDTYVKLCLVSSMGQEIARAKTSTRRGQSNPLFKETFIFQVAMFQLNDVTLIVSVYAKRNMKRNEMVGWFSMGLNSSGPEEMIHWNEMRDSSSRSELITRWHVLVDS
- the LOC126556333 gene encoding uncharacterized protein LOC126556333 isoform X2; this encodes MVQFMEGGGDNQLTDMSGMNIADRLQAHMELTTLFGLALGFVALILVLFLYVNKIRCFGAAPPFLPFDEHLISEKTFHRIRNRFAYDGNNSSDSEDDTLRRLKLEPCGDSYSNSISCYHANESTLDHGLHFNSFNKILSGCKHAHTSRDPLAMAEGGKIGMPHSSNDCSSGSSNEVNVDYSGTRLSLDAHVSNDRLATANGGNSSLEGCLTGSMDLKLKGEPLLPAELTKECDERDLATRKKPTKLATNNRTDGGSVGICFDTDIPPTSASVERTNLKCKPYVEEGAPTATTAVVGFEQASLTQQDSLDDVLSLNNDCILVFSHEPLYDTSDLKSLKSDGDAVTAGGFDGGPTTTTTGSNGTLEISLLYDAPMRKMTVHVLQARGISSRGDKGQLTHTQVRLLMLPAKRQKHKTKIRSGENPQFMESFLLHRVNPEEVNSMGLRIRVYGCERMRRERLIGETIVSFANIDLELETNLWLPLESRTSSSDTASTSDLLSIARSDSAGSTTSMQHGGVPELLLGLGYNGITGRLTVEIVKGSHFRNHSLPKVPDTYVKLCLVSSMGQEIARAKTSTRRGQSNPLFKETFIFQVAMFQLNDVTLIVSVYAKRNMKRNEMVGWFSMGLNSSGPEEMIHWNEMRDSSSRSELITRWHVLVDS